A stretch of Abyssogena phaseoliformis symbiont OG214 DNA encodes these proteins:
- the rplC gene encoding 50S ribosomal protein L3, translating into MAMGLVGQKIGMTRLISDDGSITPVSVIKIEPNRIVQTRTIDTDGYSAIQVTTGAKVNKKGEAKVRRVPAAIKGHYAKASQEIGLGLWEFRLEANEITDATSVDISLFGAGHYVDVIGRSKGKGFQGGVKRHNFQMQDATHGNSISHRAIGSTGQCQEPGRVFKGKKMAGHMGDEQVTQECLKVVKVDSERNIILVEGSIPGATKGFVKVSLSPKKDKINQEVSKNIQNQVTDEVA; encoded by the coding sequence ATGGCAATGGGTTTAGTAGGACAAAAAATAGGAATGACACGCTTGATAAGCGATGACGGTTCTATCACACCAGTGAGTGTAATTAAAATTGAGCCCAATCGTATTGTTCAAACAAGAACGATTGATACAGATGGCTATAGTGCTATTCAAGTAACGACAGGGGCGAAAGTAAATAAAAAAGGCGAAGCTAAAGTGCGTCGCGTACCCGCTGCGATTAAAGGTCATTACGCTAAAGCCTCTCAAGAAATTGGCTTGGGACTTTGGGAATTTAGATTAGAGGCTAATGAAATAACCGATGCAACAAGTGTTGACATTTCATTATTTGGTGCTGGTCATTATGTTGATGTTATTGGTAGATCTAAAGGTAAAGGGTTTCAAGGTGGCGTAAAGCGCCATAATTTCCAAATGCAAGACGCCACTCATGGTAACTCAATTTCTCACCGTGCTATTGGTTCTACAGGACAATGTCAAGAGCCAGGCCGTGTATTTAAAGGCAAGAAAATGGCTGGACATATGGGTGATGAACAAGTAACTCAAGAATGTCTCAAGGTTGTTAAAGTAGACAGTGAAAGAAACATCATTCTTGTTGAAGGCTCAATTCCTGGTGCAACTAAGGGCTTTGTTAAAGTTTCTTTATCGCCTAAGAAAGACAAGATTAATCAAGAAGTTAGCAAAAATATTCAAAATCAAGTAACTGATGAAGTTGCCTAA
- the tuf gene encoding elongation factor Tu, whose product MSKEKFERTKPHVNVGTIGHVDHGKTTLTAAITKVMAEARGGEFKDYADIDNAPEERERGITISTAHVEYESEARHYAHVDCPGHADYVKNMITGAAQMDGAIIVIAATDGPMAQTREHILLSKQVGVPYIVVYMNKADMVDDEELVELVEMEIRELLDEYDFPGDDTPVIFGSALKALEGDMSEIGVPSIIKLVEALDTYIPTPKRDTDKSFIMPIEDVFSISGRGTVVTGRIEAGIVNVGDELEIVGIKDTQTTTCTGVEMFRKLLDSGEAGDNVGVLLRGTKREEVERGQVLAKPGSIKPHSKFEAEVYILSKDEGGRHTPFFNNYRPQFYFRTTDVTGACQLPDGVEMVMPGDNVKMQVELLSPIAMEDGLRFAIREGGRTVGAGVVSKVTD is encoded by the coding sequence ATGTCAAAAGAAAAATTCGAAAGAACCAAACCACACGTCAACGTCGGCACAATCGGTCACGTTGACCACGGCAAAACCACACTCACAGCCGCCATCACTAAAGTCATGGCAGAAGCGCGCGGTGGCGAATTCAAAGATTACGCAGATATTGATAATGCCCCTGAAGAAAGAGAACGTGGTATTACTATTTCAACAGCCCACGTAGAATATGAAAGTGAAGCTCGTCACTATGCACACGTTGACTGCCCAGGACACGCTGACTACGTTAAGAACATGATCACAGGCGCTGCTCAAATGGATGGCGCTATTATTGTCATCGCTGCTACAGACGGTCCAATGGCTCAAACCCGTGAGCACATTCTATTATCTAAGCAAGTAGGTGTACCTTACATCGTTGTTTACATGAACAAAGCCGATATGGTTGATGATGAAGAATTGGTTGAATTGGTTGAAATGGAAATCCGTGAGCTATTAGACGAATACGATTTTCCAGGTGACGACACCCCAGTTATCTTCGGTTCAGCACTGAAAGCTTTAGAAGGCGATATGTCAGAGATTGGCGTACCTTCAATCATCAAATTAGTAGAAGCACTAGACACCTACATTCCAACGCCTAAGCGTGACACAGATAAATCCTTCATCATGCCAATTGAGGACGTGTTCTCAATTTCAGGTCGTGGTACTGTGGTAACAGGTCGTATTGAAGCAGGCATTGTTAATGTCGGTGATGAGTTAGAAATCGTGGGTATTAAAGACACACAAACCACCACTTGTACAGGTGTTGAAATGTTTAGAAAGTTACTTGATTCAGGCGAAGCAGGCGACAATGTTGGTGTGCTACTTCGTGGTACTAAGCGTGAAGAAGTTGAGCGCGGTCAAGTATTGGCTAAGCCAGGTTCAATCAAGCCACATTCAAAGTTTGAAGCTGAAGTTTATATTTTAAGCAAAGATGAAGGTGGTCGCCATACCCCATTCTTTAACAACTACCGTCCACAGTTCTATTTTAGAACAACAGACGTGACAGGTGCTTGTCAGCTACCTGATGGTGTAGAGATGGTAATGCCTGGTGACAACGTGAAAATGCAAGTAGAATTATTGTCACCAATCGCTATGGAAGATGGTTTAAGGTTTGCTATTAGAGAAGGTGGTCGTACGGTGGGTGCGGGTGTGGTTTCTAAGGTGACGGATTAA
- the rpsG gene encoding 30S ribosomal protein S7 → MRRRSAPKREILPDPKFGDLVLAKFVNILMLDGKKSVAEKIVYEALDTIEAKGNTQPIEVFKQALDNIGPQVEIKSRRVGGSTYQVPIEVRSERKITLAMRWIIEASRKRGEKGMKLRLAGEVLDAVQNRGSAFKKKEDTHRMAEANKAFAHFRW, encoded by the coding sequence ATGAGAAGAAGATCCGCACCTAAAAGAGAAATTCTGCCAGATCCTAAATTTGGCGATTTAGTATTGGCTAAGTTTGTTAATATTTTAATGCTTGATGGTAAAAAATCAGTGGCAGAAAAGATTGTGTACGAAGCCTTAGACACCATTGAAGCTAAGGGCAATACACAACCAATTGAAGTGTTTAAGCAAGCATTAGATAATATTGGCCCTCAGGTTGAAATTAAATCTCGTCGCGTTGGTGGTTCTACTTATCAAGTGCCAATTGAAGTTAGATCTGAACGCAAAATTACCTTAGCAATGCGTTGGATTATTGAAGCATCACGCAAGCGTGGTGAAAAAGGTATGAAACTTAGACTGGCAGGTGAAGTTTTAGATGCTGTGCAAAATCGTGGTAGCGCATTTAAAAAGAAAGAAGACACCCATAGGATGGCAGAAGCAAACAAAGCATTTGCTCACTTTCGCTGGTAG
- a CDS encoding low molecular weight protein-tyrosine-phosphatase translates to MKEKTKILFVCMGNICRSPTAEGTFRAQMEKRGVERLFEIDSAGTHAYHIGERPDSRSQLAANKCHVDLSYQRARQVRESDFYHYDYMFAMDTSNLSVLQSICPSEYQTKLSLMLDNIPNNQGESVPDPYFEGRFDEVFEMLDCASGFLLQSLLKKSL, encoded by the coding sequence GTGAAAGAAAAAACAAAAATTTTATTTGTTTGTATGGGTAATATTTGTCGCTCGCCAACAGCGGAGGGTACTTTTAGGGCGCAAATGGAAAAACGTGGTGTTGAGCGCTTGTTTGAAATAGATTCTGCAGGCACTCATGCTTATCATATTGGTGAGCGGCCAGATTCACGCTCGCAATTAGCCGCTAATAAATGCCATGTTGATTTATCCTATCAGCGGGCAAGGCAAGTACGTGAGAGCGACTTTTATCATTATGATTATATGTTTGCTATGGACACCTCAAACTTGAGCGTTTTACAATCTATTTGTCCAAGCGAGTACCAAACTAAACTTTCATTAATGTTGGATAACATTCCCAATAATCAAGGCGAAAGTGTGCCCGACCCTTACTTTGAAGGACGCTTTGATGAGGTATTTGAAATGCTAGATTGTGCCAGTGGTTTTTTATTGCAAAGCTTGTTAAAAAAATCTCTGTAA
- the rplD gene encoding 50S ribosomal protein L4 — MKFKVLNISTNKSSTIEVADTVFARDFNQSLVHQVTTAYMSGGRQGSKAQKNRSAVSGGGKRPWAQKGTGRARAGTTRGPIWRSGGVTFAAAPRSYAQKVNKKMYEGAISVIFSELARSERLKVVSEFDIKEIKTKNVTALLKALNVKDALLMTDELDENLYLSSRNLYHVGVCDTQSIDPVSLIGYDNVVVTEAALKKIEVML; from the coding sequence ATGAAATTTAAAGTATTAAATATAAGCACAAATAAGTCAAGCACGATTGAGGTGGCTGATACTGTTTTTGCAAGAGATTTTAACCAATCATTGGTTCACCAAGTGACTACAGCCTATATGTCTGGTGGTCGTCAAGGCTCCAAAGCACAAAAAAATCGTTCCGCTGTTAGTGGTGGCGGCAAGAGACCTTGGGCACAAAAAGGCACAGGTCGTGCCCGTGCTGGTACTACTCGTGGCCCTATTTGGCGTTCAGGTGGTGTGACATTTGCAGCCGCGCCAAGAAGTTATGCGCAAAAGGTTAATAAGAAAATGTACGAAGGTGCAATCAGTGTTATTTTTTCTGAACTTGCTCGATCTGAGCGTTTAAAAGTGGTGTCAGAGTTTGACATTAAAGAGATTAAAACTAAAAATGTCACTGCATTACTCAAAGCACTTAATGTTAAAGATGCTTTATTAATGACTGATGAATTAGATGAGAATTTATATTTATCTTCTCGTAATTTATATCATGTTGGTGTTTGCGATACACAAAGTATCGATCCAGTTAGTTTGATTGGCTATGACAATGTTGTGGTAACTGAGGCGGCACTCAAAAAAATTGAGGTAATGTTATGA
- the rpsL gene encoding 30S ribosomal protein S12 yields MSTINQLVRNPRKKKVVKSGVPALDSCPQKRGVCTRVYTTTPKKPNSALRKVARVRLTNANEVTTYIGGEGHNLQEHSVILIRGGRVKDLPGVRYHTVRGALDTTGVDGRMQGRSKYGTKKPKK; encoded by the coding sequence ATGTCAACGATTAATCAATTGGTACGTAATCCACGTAAAAAGAAAGTCGTCAAAAGTGGCGTGCCAGCATTAGACAGCTGCCCTCAAAAACGCGGTGTTTGTACTCGTGTGTATACCACAACTCCTAAAAAGCCTAACTCAGCACTTAGAAAAGTTGCCCGTGTTCGACTCACCAACGCCAATGAAGTAACGACCTATATTGGTGGTGAAGGCCACAACTTACAAGAACATTCAGTGATTCTTATTCGTGGTGGTCGTGTGAAAGACTTACCTGGTGTTCGTTACCACACAGTTCGTGGCGCATTAGATACAACGGGCGTTGATGGTAGAATGCAAGGCCGCTCTAAATATGGTACTAAAAAGCCAAAGAAATAA
- the rplV gene encoding 50S ribosomal protein L22 has translation MKEVKAIHKYAKTSAFKARLVADQIRLKSVEEALNILSFSNKKAAVLVKKVLNSVISNAEHNDGLDIDELFVTSIYIDEGSTMKRIRPRAKGRANRILKRTSHITVGVSK, from the coding sequence ATGAAAGAAGTTAAAGCAATACATAAATATGCAAAAACATCCGCTTTTAAGGCAAGATTGGTGGCGGATCAGATTCGTCTTAAATCAGTAGAAGAAGCCTTAAATATTTTATCATTCAGTAATAAAAAGGCAGCAGTTTTAGTCAAAAAAGTGTTGAACTCGGTTATTTCTAATGCTGAGCACAATGATGGACTAGATATTGATGAATTATTCGTTACCAGTATTTATATTGACGAAGGTTCAACCATGAAAAGAATTCGTCCAAGAGCAAAAGGTAGAGCGAATAGAATTTTAAAAAGGACAAGCCACATTACAGTTGGCGTAAGCAAGTAG
- the fusA gene encoding elongation factor G, whose product MARTTPLDRYRNVGIMAHIDAGKTTTTERILLYTGRTHKIGEVHDGGATMDWMEQEQERGITITSAATTCFWQGMDKQFEDHRINIIDTPGHVDFTIEVERSLKVLDGACAVFCAVGGVEPQSETVWRQANKYNVPRIGFVNKMDRAGANFLRVCEQIKTRLGGNPVPMQIAIGAEENFEGVIDLISMKAIFWNEADQGATYETRDIPAELQELAEEKREFMVESAAEANDELMEKYLEEGELNHDEIKKGIRLQTIKSEIIPMFCGSAFKNKGVQAVLDAMIMYMPSPLDVDAITGILGDKDETAALRKADDDEPFAALAFKIATDPFVGNLTFFRVYSGVLKAGDFVYNSSKGKKERIGRMVQMHANEREEIKEVRAGDIAAAIGLKDVTTGDTLCDLKQKIVLERMEFPEPVIALAVEPKTKADQEKMGIALGKLAAEDPSFRVSTDEESGQTIIAGMGELHLDIIVDRMVREFDVECNVGAPQVSYREAITTMVEHQHKFAKQSGGRGQYGHVYLRIEPQEPGTGYEFVDEIKGGVIPKEYVPAVNKGVQEQMENGVLAGFPLVDIKVTVYDGSYHDVDSNEMAFKIAASKCLSEGVRMANPQLLEPMMAVEVSTPEDYMGDVMGDINRRRGIVGAMEDTPAGKQVKAEVPLAEMFGYANDLRSMTQGRASYSMEFAKYTAAPKNVADEVIEKLNK is encoded by the coding sequence ATGGCAAGAACAACCCCACTTGATCGTTATCGTAATGTTGGTATTATGGCACATATTGATGCCGGTAAAACAACCACGACAGAGCGTATTTTATTGTACACAGGCCGTACCCATAAAATTGGTGAGGTGCATGATGGTGGTGCAACTATGGACTGGATGGAGCAAGAGCAAGAGCGTGGAATTACCATTACTTCTGCAGCAACCACTTGTTTTTGGCAGGGCATGGATAAGCAGTTTGAAGACCACCGTATTAATATTATTGATACACCGGGACATGTTGACTTTACCATTGAGGTTGAGCGCTCATTAAAAGTATTAGATGGTGCTTGCGCTGTATTTTGCGCAGTTGGTGGGGTAGAGCCTCAGTCAGAAACGGTTTGGCGTCAAGCGAATAAATACAACGTACCAAGAATTGGTTTTGTTAATAAAATGGATCGTGCTGGCGCAAACTTTTTACGTGTTTGCGAGCAAATTAAAACACGCTTAGGTGGCAATCCAGTACCCATGCAAATTGCTATTGGTGCTGAGGAAAATTTTGAAGGCGTGATAGACCTAATCAGCATGAAAGCTATTTTTTGGAACGAAGCTGATCAGGGCGCAACTTACGAAACAAGAGATATTCCTGCAGAATTACAAGAGTTGGCAGAAGAAAAACGTGAATTCATGGTTGAATCTGCTGCTGAGGCGAATGATGAGTTAATGGAAAAATACCTTGAAGAGGGTGAACTTAACCATGATGAGATTAAAAAAGGTATTCGTTTACAAACCATTAAGAGTGAAATTATCCCAATGTTCTGTGGTTCTGCTTTTAAAAATAAAGGCGTACAAGCTGTGTTAGATGCCATGATTATGTACATGCCATCACCACTAGATGTAGATGCCATTACGGGTATATTGGGCGACAAAGATGAAACAGCCGCTCTTAGAAAAGCGGATGATGATGAACCATTTGCCGCACTAGCATTTAAGATTGCAACCGATCCATTTGTGGGCAATTTGACCTTCTTCCGTGTGTATTCAGGCGTATTAAAAGCAGGTGATTTTGTATATAACTCATCTAAAGGCAAGAAAGAACGCATTGGTCGTATGGTGCAAATGCATGCCAATGAGCGTGAAGAAATTAAAGAAGTGCGTGCAGGTGATATTGCTGCAGCAATCGGTCTTAAAGATGTAACGACAGGCGATACCTTATGCGACCTTAAACAGAAGATTGTTTTAGAAAGAATGGAATTCCCTGAGCCGGTGATTGCCTTGGCGGTAGAGCCTAAAACTAAGGCAGATCAAGAAAAAATGGGTATTGCGCTTGGTAAATTAGCTGCTGAAGACCCTTCTTTTCGTGTATCCACTGATGAAGAATCAGGTCAAACCATTATTGCAGGCATGGGCGAGCTTCACTTAGATATTATTGTTGATCGTATGGTTCGAGAATTTGATGTTGAATGTAATGTTGGTGCACCACAAGTTTCTTATCGTGAGGCCATTACAACCATGGTTGAACATCAGCATAAGTTTGCTAAGCAGTCTGGCGGTCGTGGTCAATATGGTCATGTATATTTACGAATTGAACCTCAAGAGCCAGGTACTGGTTATGAGTTTGTTGATGAAATTAAAGGCGGCGTTATTCCCAAGGAGTATGTGCCTGCAGTGAACAAAGGCGTTCAAGAGCAAATGGAAAATGGCGTATTGGCTGGCTTTCCTTTAGTTGATATTAAAGTAACTGTTTATGATGGCTCTTATCATGATGTTGACTCAAATGAAATGGCGTTTAAAATTGCAGCCAGTAAGTGTTTGAGTGAAGGTGTTAGAATGGCTAATCCTCAATTACTTGAGCCAATGATGGCAGTAGAAGTTTCAACGCCTGAAGATTATATGGGCGATGTGATGGGCGATATTAATAGGCGTCGTGGTATTGTCGGTGCGATGGAAGATACACCTGCAGGTAAGCAAGTTAAGGCAGAAGTTCCTTTAGCAGAAATGTTTGGTTATGCCAATGATTTACGCTCAATGACACAAGGTCGAGCAAGCTATTCAATGGAATTTGCAAAATATACAGCAGCACCTAAAAACGTAGCTGATGAAGTAATTGAAAAATTGAATAAATAA
- the rpsS gene encoding 30S ribosomal protein S19, with amino-acid sequence MARSLRKGPFVDEHLIKKVLAAQEKNDRKPIKTWSRRSVIVPEMIGLTIAVHNGRAHVPVSINENMIGHKLGEFAITRTFKGHSGDRKA; translated from the coding sequence ATGGCTAGATCATTAAGAAAAGGACCATTTGTAGACGAGCACTTAATTAAAAAAGTATTAGCGGCTCAAGAAAAAAATGACAGAAAACCGATTAAAACATGGTCACGTCGCAGTGTTATTGTACCTGAAATGATTGGTCTTACGATTGCAGTTCATAACGGTAGGGCGCATGTTCCTGTATCTATCAATGAAAACATGATTGGTCATAAATTGGGCGAATTTGCCATTACTAGAACTTTCAAAGGTCACTCTGGTGATCGTAAAGCTTAA
- the rpsJ gene encoding 30S ribosomal protein S10, with protein MSNQNIRIKLKAFDHRLIDKSALEIVETAKRTGASVRGPIPLPTRKERFTVLTSPHVNKKARDQYELRTYVRLMDVISPTDKTVDALMKLDLAAGVDVAIKLN; from the coding sequence ATGAGCAATCAAAATATTAGAATTAAATTAAAAGCATTTGATCATCGTTTAATCGACAAGTCAGCGCTTGAAATTGTAGAAACAGCTAAGCGTACAGGTGCCAGTGTTAGAGGTCCAATTCCTCTACCTACTAGGAAAGAGCGTTTCACTGTATTGACTTCTCCTCATGTTAACAAAAAGGCAAGAGATCAATACGAATTAAGAACTTACGTCAGGTTAATGGATGTTATTAGCCCAACAGACAAAACAGTAGATGCGTTGATGAAGTTAGATTTAGCAGCAGGTGTTGATGTTGCAATTAAGCTTAATTAA
- the rplW gene encoding 50S ribosomal protein L23, which translates to MNQEKVLKTLLAPIVSEKTTMLSAHNQYAFKVRVDSTKREIKAAVEMLFGVNVENVTTSIVKGKKKIFKGRVGSRPNWKKAMVKVSEGQMIDVSST; encoded by the coding sequence ATGAATCAAGAGAAAGTATTAAAAACCTTATTGGCACCAATCGTTTCTGAGAAAACGACCATGCTATCAGCACATAATCAATATGCATTCAAGGTTCGTGTTGACAGCACTAAAAGAGAGATTAAAGCGGCAGTTGAAATGTTATTCGGCGTTAATGTTGAAAATGTGACAACCTCAATTGTTAAAGGTAAGAAAAAAATATTTAAAGGCAGGGTTGGATCGCGTCCAAATTGGAAAAAGGCAATGGTAAAAGTGTCTGAAGGCCAAATGATTGATGTGAGCAGCACTTAA
- a CDS encoding HupE/UreJ family protein, which translates to MSYLIKIIALFWLLIGVSIADVVKPALVEISIYPDKKVTVVIDLSLETLMTGIGTQYKNTTDAPNSAQYDTLRSLTADDLREQFKTFETEFLNYILLTINERPQQLTLTSAKIDIVGYKKRPRKTLLTYSTQLKKWPKTLSWQYNKTYGDSALRYQVYKEGEYNWSQWRWLRNGATSGMIDINHPEPITTMQRILQFVSIGFDHVIPLGWDHILFIIGMVLSSMKWRRLLLLVSAFTLAHTLTLGLAMLGIVQISGRIIEPLIAFSIAYVAIENLLPNQSIKRKSIIVFLFGLVHGLGFASMLKSFKMSSDNFLTTLISFNVGVELAQIVIVLGVVLLLFFIKSLNLDYKKIVIIPISIVISLIGIWWGIDRLIG; encoded by the coding sequence ATGTCATATTTGATCAAGATCATCGCCTTATTTTGGCTGTTGATTGGTGTGTCAATAGCAGATGTGGTCAAGCCTGCTTTGGTGGAAATCTCAATCTATCCTGATAAAAAAGTCACAGTTGTAATTGATTTAAGTCTTGAAACTTTAATGACTGGCATTGGCACTCAATATAAAAATACCACAGATGCACCAAACTCAGCACAATACGATACACTTCGTTCATTAACAGCAGATGATTTGAGAGAGCAATTCAAGACTTTTGAAACTGAATTTTTGAATTATATTTTATTAACAATCAATGAAAGACCTCAACAGCTAACACTCACTTCAGCAAAGATTGATATTGTGGGCTATAAGAAAAGACCTAGAAAAACCCTATTGACTTACTCAACCCAACTGAAAAAATGGCCAAAGACCCTGTCATGGCAATACAATAAAACCTATGGGGATAGCGCATTACGTTATCAAGTATATAAAGAGGGTGAATATAATTGGAGTCAGTGGCGTTGGTTACGTAATGGTGCAACAAGTGGTATGATTGATATCAACCATCCAGAACCAATAACAACCATGCAAAGGATACTGCAATTTGTAAGCATTGGTTTTGACCACGTTATTCCATTAGGCTGGGATCACATTCTATTTATTATTGGTATGGTATTGTCTTCAATGAAGTGGCGACGATTGTTATTATTGGTCAGCGCTTTTACGCTAGCACACACTTTAACATTGGGTTTGGCAATGCTTGGCATCGTACAAATATCAGGGCGAATTATTGAACCGCTGATTGCCTTTTCAATTGCTTATGTGGCAATTGAAAATTTATTACCCAATCAGTCTATTAAGCGAAAAAGTATCATTGTATTCTTGTTTGGACTTGTGCATGGACTAGGTTTTGCTAGCATGTTAAAAAGTTTTAAAATGTCGTCAGACAATTTTTTGACCACATTAATCAGTTTTAATGTCGGCGTTGAGTTGGCACAAATTGTGATTGTATTAGGCGTGGTATTACTTTTATTTTTCATAAAATCACTGAATTTAGATTATAAAAAAATAGTTATCATTCCAATCTCAATTGTTATTTCTTTAATTGGAATTTGGTGGGGTATAGACCGGTTAATAGGCTAA
- a CDS encoding KpsF/GutQ family sugar-phosphate isomerase, with translation MCLLVMSNSLLQSAKKVILTEAQAVTMLADGLNQNFVDACQLIQNCTGKVVLIGMGKSGHIAGKIAATLASTGTPSFAVHPGEAGHGDLGMITQEDVVIAISYSGESDEIMTLIPIIKRLGVLIISMTRSANSSIGKISDVHLDVSIEKEACPHNLAPTSSTTVALVMGDALAISLLTNKGFSVDDFARSHPSGALGRRLLTFVSTIMKTGDDIPIVNADTKLLDALLVMSQKTLGMVLITDNNILKGIFTDGDLRRVLETHSNIQSLTIGEVMTSNFQSISKDKPAMSAVQMMDEFNLNSLPVVDNHNQVVGAINTHTLMQAKII, from the coding sequence ATGTGTTTATTAGTCATGTCCAACTCACTATTACAATCTGCAAAAAAAGTCATTTTAACTGAAGCACAAGCTGTAACAATGCTGGCTGATGGCCTTAATCAAAACTTTGTTGATGCTTGCCAATTAATCCAAAATTGCACTGGCAAAGTAGTATTAATTGGCATGGGAAAATCTGGACACATTGCAGGCAAGATTGCTGCAACACTTGCTTCTACTGGCACCCCTTCTTTTGCTGTTCATCCTGGTGAAGCAGGGCATGGCGACTTGGGCATGATTACACAAGAAGATGTGGTGATTGCTATTTCTTACTCTGGCGAATCTGACGAAATTATGACTTTAATACCGATTATTAAACGCCTCGGTGTATTAATCATTAGCATGACAAGAAGTGCAAACTCCTCAATTGGCAAGATTAGCGATGTACATCTTGATGTCAGCATTGAAAAAGAAGCTTGCCCGCATAACTTAGCCCCAACCTCTTCAACCACAGTGGCCTTAGTCATGGGTGATGCGCTAGCAATCAGCTTACTAACCAATAAAGGATTTAGTGTGGATGACTTTGCCCGCTCACACCCATCAGGCGCACTAGGTCGTCGCTTGCTAACCTTTGTCAGCACCATTATGAAAACAGGCGATGATATACCCATCGTCAATGCTGATACTAAATTGCTAGACGCCTTATTGGTAATGAGTCAAAAAACTTTAGGCATGGTATTAATTACCGACAACAACATTTTAAAAGGTATTTTTACAGATGGTGATTTAAGACGCGTACTTGAAACACATTCAAACATCCAAAGCTTAACCATTGGCGAAGTTATGACGTCTAATTTCCAATCAATCTCAAAAGACAAGCCTGCTATGTCAGCAGTGCAAATGATGGATGAATTTAACCTAAACTCATTACCTGTCGTTGATAATCACAACCAAGTCGTTGGTGCGATTAATACCCACACCCTGATGCAAGCAAAAATTATTTAG
- a CDS encoding DUF4395 domain-containing protein, with product MLDKLKSIIKNLWFRDLGEDPIHINDTAVRVRAGILLIIPIYMIFTLIDVVYGPTWNVVLNTTSVDTFETDWDDHIIYQVEATKRVFDYSFQTKLLVYALIEMLLGMSIIGARFSPTILLASFLVIGRKPEWKPIGPKRCAWIIGASFISVCIVFFNPDAVALWVNNLLGTSIPVDENYVPSWLALNLVWICLLFMWLEAIVGFCAGCKIYALLVKIGIVNRYCEACENIDWDEIKRKKQQRLDKKNKK from the coding sequence GTGTTAGATAAACTAAAAAGTATCATTAAAAACCTTTGGTTTCGTGATTTAGGTGAGGACCCTATACATATTAATGATACTGCTGTACGCGTTCGTGCAGGTATTTTGTTGATTATTCCAATTTATATGATTTTCACCTTGATTGATGTGGTGTATGGCCCAACTTGGAATGTGGTTCTCAATACCACCTCAGTGGACACCTTTGAAACTGATTGGGATGATCATATTATTTATCAGGTAGAGGCAACAAAAAGAGTGTTTGACTATTCTTTTCAAACCAAATTACTGGTTTATGCTTTGATTGAAATGCTACTAGGTATGTCAATTATTGGCGCACGATTTTCCCCCACAATTTTATTGGCCAGTTTTTTGGTGATTGGCAGAAAGCCCGAATGGAAGCCTATCGGCCCTAAGCGTTGTGCTTGGATAATAGGGGCGAGTTTTATCTCTGTGTGTATTGTCTTTTTTAATCCAGACGCAGTCGCACTTTGGGTTAACAATCTATTAGGTACTAGTATTCCTGTTGATGAAAATTATGTACCTTCCTGGTTGGCGCTTAACTTGGTGTGGATATGCTTGTTATTTATGTGGCTAGAGGCAATTGTGGGTTTTTGTGCAGGTTGTAAAATCTATGCGCTGTTAGTCAAAATAGGCATTGTTAATCGCTATTGTGAGGCTTGTGAGAACATTGATTGGGATGAGATTAAGCGTAAAAAACAACAGCGCTTAGATAAGAAAAATAAAAAATAA